A genomic segment from Oncorhynchus clarkii lewisi isolate Uvic-CL-2024 chromosome 14, UVic_Ocla_1.0, whole genome shotgun sequence encodes:
- the LOC139366252 gene encoding cofilin-2-like translates to MASGVTVTDDVITVFNEMKVRKAQANEDEKKKRKKAVLFCLSEDKKHIILEEGQEILTGDVGVTVQDPYLHFVKMLPPDDCRYALYDATYETKETKKEDLVFIFWAPDGAPLKSKMIYASSKDAIKKKFTGIKHEWQVNGLEDIKDRRTLADKLGGSSVITLEGSPL, encoded by the exons ATG GCTTCCGGGGTGACAGTAACAGATGACGTTATCACAGTCTTCAACGAGATGAAGGTGCGTAAGGCACAGGCGAACGAGgatgagaagaagaagaggaagaaggcgGTGCTGTTCTGCCTGAGTGAGGACAAGAAGCACATCATCCTGGAGGAGGGCCAAGAGATCCTGACAGGAGACGTGGGTGTCACGGTCCAGGACCCCTACCTGCACTTTGTCAAGATGCTGCCCCCAGACGACTGCCGTTACGCCCTCTACGACGCCACCTATGAGACCAAGGAGACCAAGAAAGAGGACCTGGTCTTCATCTTCTG GGCCCCAGATGGCGCTCCCCTGAAGAGCAAGATGATCTACGCCAGCTCAAAGGATGCCATCAAGAAGAAGTTCACAG GTATCAAGCACGAGTGGCAAGTGAACGGATTGGAAGACATCAAGGACCGGCGCACCCTTGCCGACAAGCTTGGAGGCTCATCGGTAATCACCCTGGAAGGAAGCCCTCTATAA
- the LOC139366251 gene encoding serine protease 23-like has product MTMYPHPNSGLAHLSILVLLLSLLLPLSLPSRAPPHQHPVPYPSLVPHAPLPLSRSRFSSQTQLDFTTHCNASCYHKGEQESRREHLTEQLAFETLYADGSRTLTTVDVADEDNYEGTISPAIQPPPTRGRRVTSRHRRQKRQIYGADGRFNIRGDHFLLDYPFSTAVRISTGCTGVLVSRLHVLTAAHCVHDGKDYVKGARKLRVGFLTPPYINGTKPSQTPTKKPLVRWVRVKRTRVPKGWIQGPQEVSMDFDYALLELRWPHRRPFMRLSVAPSSDDLAGKRIHFSGFDSDRPGELVYRFCPVEDESNDLIYQHCDARPGASGSGVYGRVWDTALERWERKVIGIFSGHQWLEIDGENRDYNVAVRFTPLKFAQICYWVHGNRVDCSQD; this is encoded by the coding sequence ATGACCATGTATCCACATCCAAACTCTGGCCTGGCTCATCTCTCCATCTTAGTcctgcttctctcactcctcctccccctctctctgccatctCGAGCCCCCCCTCACCAACACCCCGTCCCCTACCCCTCACTGGTGCCCCATGCACCCCTGCCCCTCTCCCGCTCTCGCTTCAGTTCCCAGACTCAACTGGACTTCACCACTCACTGCAATGCCAGCTGTTACCACAAAGGAGAGCAAGAGAGCAGGCGAGAGCACCTGACTGAGCAGCTGGCATTCGAGACACTCTATGCAGACGGTTCTCGTACCCTCACCACTGTGGATGTGGCGGATGAGGATAATTATGAGGGCACCATCAGTCCTGCCATTCAACCTCCACCAACAAGAGGACGTAGAGTTACCAGTAGGCACAGGCGTCAGAAAAGACAGATCTACGGGGCTGATGGGCGCTTCAACATACGCGGTGACCACTTCCTGTTGGACTACCCATTCTCCACAGCTGTGAGGATCTCCACCGGCTGCACTGGGGTCCTAGTGTCTCGACTCCATGTCCTGACCGCCGCCCACTGTGTGCATGATGGGAAGGACTACGTCAAGGGAGCCCGTAAACTGAGGGTAGGCTTCCTGACTCCTCCGTACATCAACGGCACCAAGCCCAGCCAGACCCCCACCAAGAAGCCCCTGGTGCGCTGGGTCCGGGTCAAACGCACCCGTGTCCCCAAGGGCTGGATCCAGGGCCCCCAAGAGGTCAGCATGGACTTTGACTACGCCCTCTTGGAGCTGCGCTGGCCCCACCGCCGGCCCTTCATGCGTCTGTCTGTGGCTCCTTCCTCTGACGACCTGGCAGGGAAACGCATCCACTTCTCTGGGTTTGACAGTGACAGGCCTGGGGAGCTGGTCTACCGCTTCTGTCCTGTGGAGGACGAGTCTAACGACCTGATCTACCAGCACTGTGATGCCCGGCCGGGGGCCAGCGGCTCGGGGGTGTACGGCCGCGTGTGGGACACGGCTCTGGAACGCTGGGAGAGGAAAGTCATCGGCATTTTCTCTGGACACCAGTGGCTGGAGATTGATGGGGAGAACCGCGACTACAACGTGGCTGTGAGATTCACCCCGCTGAAGTTTGCCCAGATCTGTTACTGGGTGCATGGGAACCGAGTGGACTGTAGTCAGgactga